From Aristaeella lactis, the proteins below share one genomic window:
- a CDS encoding HU family DNA-binding protein: MNKSELINALAEKTSFSKKDAEKALNAFVETINTALAKGEKVQLIGFGTFDVKKRPARTARNPRTGAEIKIAASKAPSFKAGKALKDKVNAKKKAKK, from the coding sequence GTGAACAAAAGTGAACTGATCAACGCGCTGGCCGAGAAAACATCATTTTCCAAGAAAGATGCCGAAAAAGCTCTGAACGCCTTCGTTGAGACAATCAACACCGCTCTGGCAAAGGGTGAAAAAGTTCAGCTTATCGGTTTCGGAACGTTTGACGTGAAAAAGCGTCCCGCCCGTACCGCCCGTAATCCGCGGACCGGTGCTGAGATCAAGATCGCTGCTTCCAAGGCGCCCTCTTTCAAAGCAGGTAAAGCTCTGAAAGATAAAGTCAACGCCAA